In the genome of Pseudomonadota bacterium, the window ATGATCTCGGAGATCCAGATGGCGTAGGGATCGCGGCTGCGACGCCAGGGCAGATCGCGATGCTGGCGAGCGAACCAGCGCCCCAGGCGATGGGCGGCATCTGCCGCATCGAGGTCGACGCTCAGCGCGGAGAGGCTGTCGCTCGAAGGCTTTCCGCGCATGCCGCCACCTCGCTCACCACCTGCTCGACCTCTTCGGTGGTATTTCCAACCCCAAGGCTGAATCGCAGCGCGCCGAGCGCGAGCTCGCGCGACACGCCCATGGCGGCGAGAACGTGGGAAGGCTCGGTCACTCCCCAGTGGCAGGCGGCGCCATTCGAAGCCGCGATGTGGGGAAGGCGGCGCAGCAGCTCCGTGCTGTCGAGTCCGGGGATGCAGACATGGAGCGTGTTGGGGAGATGGCGATGGGGATGGCCGCTGACGTAGATATCCGGGAAGTGCTTCTTGAGACCATCGAGAAGCTGCTGTCGCAGGGTGAGCAGATGGGTTCGATGGACCGCGATCCTCTGGGTGACGATCTCGATGGCGGCACCCATGCCGACGATGCCGGCCACGTTCACCGTGCCCGCGCGACGCCCACCCTCGTGGGCGACCCCGTGCACAAGCGAGACGAGCGGCGTTCCTCGCCTCACGTAGAGCGCACCCACGCCCTTGGGGCCGTAGAACTTGTGCGCGGCAATCACGCAGAGATCGACATCGAGTGCCCTCACGTCGACGTCGATCTTGCCCACGGCCTGCGACGCGTCGGTGAGCATCGTAACGCCACGGGCCCTGGCCTGTGCGCTGACCTCCGCGACAGACATCACGGTTCCCACCTCGTTCTGTGCGAGCATGAGGGCACAGAGAACGGTATCGTCTCGAAGGGCCGCGACCATCTCATCTGTTCGCACGCTGCCGTGGGCGTCTACTCCGATGGAGGTCGCACTGGCGCCCTGCTCACAGAGCCAGGCGACCGAGGCCCGAACAGACGGGTGCTCGACTGCGCTGTGCACGAGATGGCGCCCGCGTTGATGGCGAGCCCAGGCTGTGCCTTTCACGGCAAGATTGTTGGCCTCGCTGCTCCCGCCTGTGAACGTGACCTCGTCTGCCTCGCATCGGAGGGCGCGGGCAACCTGCTCGCGGGCGTTCTCGAGCCCACGCTTCGCCGCGGCCCCGAAGTCGTGGCCGGTTGCGGAATTCCCGAAATCGGTGAGAAGGTAGGGCCGCATGGCCTCATACACCTCGGGCAGCAGCGGCGTGGTCGAGTTGTGATCGAAGTAGACCTGCGTCAACGATACCCTCCCCCCTGACTGAGAAGAAGAGTGAACATCTGAGACCCGTTGATGTACCAATGGCCATCGTCGGAGACCAGCTGCACGGCATCGCGCACCGGGTTCGACTGCGGTGCCTGACCCGGCGCACTCAGCGTGACCGTGTAGCTGGCTTGCACGATGCACGCTGTCTCGCTCTTCTGGGCGACCTCGAGGGTGCGCTGGTCGACCCGCACGGTGAGGCCCTTGGCCTTCATCTGCTCGAAGACGGTGGGAAGGCCAGCGTACATGGCGCGCTCGGCCGGTCTCACGCATTCCAGGACCTTGCTGGCGTTCCACTCTTGAATGCCGTCGAGACAGCGATTCACCACGCTCTTCGGCTCGCTTCCGGTCAGATGGGTTGCCACGTAGTAGATCAGCGCGAGCGCGATGATGATGATGACCGCCGTGCGATTGCCCCCTGTGCCTGTGGGACCTGCCGACGGTGGAAAGCCCTGTGGAGGTCCGGCAGGCCAGGCTCCTGACCCCCCCTGCGCATAGCCTGGCATCTGCTGACCCTGCACGGGCGGCATCTGGCCATAGCCTGGCATCTGCTGACCCTGCACGGGCGGCATCTGGCCATAGCC includes:
- a CDS encoding cysteine desulfurase; translated protein: MRETGRARHVRWPSHRLRADEGQGPHRAGRPAHPRGRPEERDSVHRASQLHGHAECAGSGTAVEPGARCRAAGLRRWPLVHQRVSDVHSSSQSGGRVSLTQVYFDHNSTTPLLPEVYEAMRPYLLTDFGNSATGHDFGAAAKRGLENAREQVARALRCEADEVTFTGGSSEANNLAVKGTAWARHQRGRHLVHSAVEHPSVRASVAWLCEQGASATSIGVDAHGSVRTDEMVAALRDDTVLCALMLAQNEVGTVMSVAEVSAQARARGVTMLTDASQAVGKIDVDVRALDVDLCVIAAHKFYGPKGVGALYVRRGTPLVSLVHGVAHEGGRRAGTVNVAGIVGMGAAIEIVTQRIAVHRTHLLTLRQQLLDGLKKHFPDIYVSGHPHRHLPNTLHVCIPGLDSTELLRRLPHIAASNGAACHWGVTEPSHVLAAMGVSRELALGALRFSLGVGNTTEEVEQVVSEVAACAESLRATASPR